In a single window of the Vicia villosa cultivar HV-30 ecotype Madison, WI unplaced genomic scaffold, Vvil1.0 ctg.000048F_1_1, whole genome shotgun sequence genome:
- the LOC131623084 gene encoding uncharacterized protein LOC131623084, which yields MGFGLVLRRWMDILIFQSKMSVLVNGSPTKEFVVEKSLRQGDPLSPILFVFVAEALAGLVRKSLEIGDYCGFAVKGRVEARYLIFLGIPIGGNPRKLSFWVPLLNKMKNRLSGWNNHFLNLGGGQRVHEYLMEFLWGGLKDKKKIHWVSWKKVCLSFEKGGLGIKNILDFNLALLNKWRWRILQGNDNLWFDLLRARYGDISTKVFVVASRRNFVILNPFGGRTLSK from the exons AtggggtttggtttggttttgaggagatggatggacatttTGATTTTTCAAAGTAAAATGTCGGTGTTGGTTAATGGTAGCCCTACTAAAGAGTTTGTGGTGGAGAAAAGTTTGAGGCAAGGTGATCCTTTATCCCCTATTCTCTTTGTTTTTGTAGCGGAGGCTTTAGCGGGGTTGGTTAGGAAGTCTTTAGAGATTGGTGATTATTGTGGTTTCGCCGTAAAAGGGAG GGTGGAGGCAAGATATTTAATCTTTCTTGGGATTCCCATTGGTGGAAATCCGAGGAAGCTCTCATTTTGGGTTCCTCTCTTGAATAAAATGAAGAATCGCTTATCCGGATGGAATAATCATTTTCTTAATCTTGGAG GTGGTCAAAGAGTTCACGAGTATTTAATGGAATTTTTGTGGGGTGGTTTGAAGGATAAGAAAaagattcattgggtgagttggaagaaGGTGTGTCTTTCTTTTGAGAAGGGAGGTTtaggtattaaaaatattttggattttaaTCTTGCTCTTCTTAACAAATGGAGATGGAGGATTTTGCAAGGCAATgataatctttggtttgatttgtTGAGAGCTCGTTATGGTGACATCTCCACGAAGGTGTTTGTGGTGGCTTCAAGGAGAAATTTCGTCATTCTCAATCCATTTGGTGGGAGGACATTATCAAAATAG